From one Anabas testudineus chromosome 21, fAnaTes1.2, whole genome shotgun sequence genomic stretch:
- the sf3b1 gene encoding splicing factor 3B subunit 1 isoform X1 encodes MAKIAKTHEDIEAQILEIQGMKASLLEEGEQGVGLDSTGFYDQEIYGGSDSRFAGYVTSIAANEQEDDDEDDSSTSLLAPKKPGYHAPVAILNAIPQSDEQYDPFAEHRPQKIADREDEYKARRRQMIISPERLDPFADGGKTPDPKLQVRSYVDVMLEQNLSKEEREIRQQLAEKAKSGDLKAVNGSAASQAATKRKRRWDQTADQTPSNATPKKMSSWDQADTTAETPGHTPAHTPSNSRWDETPGRPKGSETPGATPSTRMWDPTPSHTPAGAATPGRDTPGHATPGHGGATGSVRKNRWDETPKTERETPGHGSGWAETPRTDRGDESVGETPTPGASKRKSRWDETPASQMGSSTPLLTPGKTPIGTPAMNMATPTPGHLMSMTPEQLQAWRWEREIDERNRPLTDEELDAMFPEGYKVLPPPAGYVPIRTPARKLSATPTPIGGMTGFHMQAEDRTTKQMNDQPSGNLPFLKPDDIQYFDKLLVEVDESTLSPEEQKERKIMKLLLKIKNGTPPMRKAALRQITDKAREFGAGPLFNQILPLLMSPTLEDQERHLLVKVIDRILYKLDDLVRPYVHKILVVIEPLLIDEDYYARVEGREIISNLAKAAGLATMISTMRPDIDNMDEYVRNTTARAFAVVASALGIPSLLPFLKAVCKSKKSWQARHTGIKIVQQIAILMGCAILPHLRSLVEIIEHGLVDEQQKVRTISALAIAALAEAATPYGIESFDSVLKPLWKGIRQHRGKGLAAFLKAIGYLIPLMDAEYANYYTREVMLILIREFQSPDEEMKKIVLKVVKQCCGTDGVEANYIKTEILPPFFKHFWQHRMALDRRNYRQLVDTTVELANKVGAAEIISRIVDDLKDEAEQYRKMVMETIEKIMGNLGAADIDHKLEEQLIDGILYAFQEQTTEDSVMLNGFGTVVNALGKRVKPYLPQICGTVLWRLNNKSAKVRQQAADLISRTAVVMKTCQEEKLMGHLGVVLYEYLGEEYPEVLGSILGALKAIVNVIGMHKMTPPIKDLLPRLTPILKNRHEKVQENCIDLVGRIADRGAEYVSAREWMRICFELLELLKAHKKAIRRATVNTFGYIAKAIGPHDVLATLLNNLKVQERQNRVCTTVAIAIVAETCSPFTVLPALMNEYRVPELNVQNGVLKSLSFLFEYIGEMGKDYIYAVTPLLEDALMDRDLVHRQTASAVVQHMSLGVYGFGCEDSLNHLLNYVWPNVFETSPHVIQAVMGALEGLRVAIGPCRMLQYCLQGLFHPARKVRDVYWKIYNSIYIGSQDALIAHYPQVYNDEKNVYVRYELEYVL; translated from the exons ATGGCGAAGATCGCCAAAACGCACGAAG ATATCGAGGCCCAGATCCTGGAGATCCAGGGAATGAAGGCTTCTCTGCTAGAGGAAGGAGAGCAGGGAGTGGGCCTTGATTCTACTGGCTTCTATGACCAGGAGATCTACGGGGGCAGTGACAGTCGCTTTGCTGGTTATGTCACCTCCATCGCTGCCAATGAACAGGAGGAT gatgatgaagatgattcATCAACAAGTTTGCTGGCACCAAAGAAGCCAGGGTACCATGCACCAGTGGCTATACTCAATGCCATTCCTCAGTCAGACGAACAA TATGACCCATTTGCAGAGCATCGCCCACAAAAGATCGCAGATAGGGAAGATGAGTACAAAGCCCGGCGCAGACAGATGATCATCTCACCTGAGCGTCTCGACCCTTTTGCAGATG GGGGCAAAACGCCGGATCCCAAGCTGCAGGTCAGGTCGTACGTGGACGTCATGTTGGAGCAGAACCTGTCCAAAGAAGAG AGAGAGATTCGTCAGCAGCTGGCAGAGAAGGCCAAATCAGGGGACCTGAAAGCTGTCAACGGGTCCGCTGCCAGCCAGGCTGCCACAAAGCGCAAGCGTCGCTGGGACCAGACAGCTGACCAAACTCCCTCTAATGCTACACCCAAAAAGATGTCCAGCTGGGACCAGGCAGATACCACTGCTGAG ACTCCGGGACAcacccctgcacacacaccctctAACAGCCGATGGGATGAAACCCCTGGCCGCCCTAAAGGCAGTGAGACCCCAGGGGCCACTCCCAGCACCCGAATGTGGGACCCCACACCCAGCCACACACCTGCTGGAGCTGCCACTCCTGGCAGGGACACACCTGGACATGCCACACCTGGACATGGTGGAGCCACAGGTAGTGTGCGCAAGAACCGCTGGGACGAAACACCGAAGACAGAAAGGGAAACACCTGGACATGGAAGTGGCTGGGCTGAAACCCCACGtacagacagaggagatgaatCAGTGGGTGAGACTCCAACCCCGGGAGCCAGTAAGAGAAAGTCTCGGTGGGATGAAACACCTGCTAGTCAGATGGGATCCTCAACACCACTACTCACCCCTGGAAAAACTCCAATTGGAACACCAGCCATGAACATGGCTACTCCAACACCAG GGCACCTGATGAGCATGACTCCAGAGCAGCTGCAGGCGTGGAGGTGGGAGAGAGAAATTGATGAAAGGAACCGGCCTCTTACAGATGAGGAGCTTGATGCCATGTTTCCAGAGGGATATAAG gTCTTGCCTCCACCAGCAGGCTACGTCCCCATCCGTACTCCAGCTCGTAAGCTGTCAGCCACGCCAACTCCAATTGGAGGCATGACTGGCTTTCACATGCAGGCTGAGGACCGCACCACAAAACAGATGAATGACCAACCCTCTGGAAACCTCCCCTTCCTCAAACCTGATGACATCCAATATTTTGACAAATTGCTG GTGGAGGTGGATGAGTCCACTCTGAGCCCCgaggagcagaaagaaaggaagatcATGAAGCTACtactgaaaattaaaaatggaaCACCACCCATGAGAAAG GCTGCGCTGCGTCAGATCACAGATAAGGCTCGTGAATTTGGAGCAGGTCCTCTGTTCAACCAGATCCTGCCACTGCTGATGTCTCCCACCCTGGAGGACCAGGAGCGCCACCTTCTGGTTAAAGTGATTGACCGTATTCTCTACAAGCTCGATGACTTGGTCCGTCCATACGTCCACAAG ATCCTGGTGGTTATTGAGCCGCTGCTGATTGATGAAGATTATTATGCCAGGGTAGAAGGAAGAGAGATCATCTCCAACTTGGCAAAG GCTGCTGGTCTGGCTACAATGATTTCCACAATGCGACCTGATATTGACAACATGGACGAGTATGTCAGAAACACCACAGCTCGAGCCTTTGCCGTGGTGGCTTCTGCCCTTGGTATCCCCTCTCTCCTGCCTTTCCTCAAAGCTGTGTGTAAAAGCAAGAAGTCCTGGCAGGCTCGACACACAGGCATCAAGATTGTGCAGCAGATTGCCATCCTTATGGGCTGCGCCATCCTGCCACATCTTCGCAGCTTGGTGGAGATTATCGAACACG GTCTGGTGGACGAGCAGCAGAAGGTGAGGACCATCAGTGCCCTGGCTATAGCTGCTCTTGCTGAAGCTGCTACACCCTACGGTATTGAGTCCTTTGATTCAGTCCTCAAGCCACTTTGGAAGGGTATCAGACAGCACAGGGGAAAG GGTCTGGCTGCTTTCCTCAAAGCTATTGGTTACCTGATCCCACTGATGGATGCTGAGTATGCAAACTACTACACCAGAGAGGTGATGTTGATCCTCATCAGAGAGTTCCAGTCCCCTGatgaggagatgaagaagattGTACTCAAG GTGGTGAAGCAGTGTTGTGGCACTGATGGTGTGGAGGCCAACTACATAAAGACTGAGATCCTGCCCCCCTTCTTCAAGCACTTCTGGCAGCACAGAATGGCTCTGGATAGACGCAATTACAGACAG TTGGTGGATACCACAGTGGAGTTGGCCAACAAAGTGGGAGCAGCCGAGATCATTTCTCGCATCGTTGATGACCTGAAAGATGAGGCAGAGCAGTACAGAAAGATGGTTATGGAAACCATTGAAAAGATCATGGGAAATCTCGGTGCAGCCGACATCGACCACAAGCTGGAAGAGCAGCTGATTGATGGCATCCTTTATGCCTTCCAGGAACAGACGACAGAG GACTCTGTGATGCTGAATGGTTTTGGCACAGTGGTGAATGCCCTCGGGAAGCGTGTGAAACCTTACCTGCCTCAGATCTGTGGTACGGTGCTGTGGCGTCTGAACAACAAGTCGGCTAAAGTCCGTCAGCAGGCGGCTGACCTGATCTCCCGTACGGCTGTGGTTATGAAGACCTGCCAGGAG GAGAAGCTCATGGGTCACTTGGGTGTGGTGCTCTACGAGTACCTGGGAGAAGAGTACCCTGAGGTGCTGGGTAGCATCCTTGGAGCACTGAAGgccattgttaatgttattg GTATGCACAAGATGACCCCACCAATCAAAGACCTGCTTCCCCGTTTGACACCCATCCTAAAGAACAGACACGAGAAGGTGCAGGAGAACTGTATCGATCTAGTGGGCAGGATCGCCGACAG GGGAGCCGAATATGTGTCAGCCAGGGAGTGGATGAGGATTTGTTTCGaactgctggagctgctgaagGCTCACAAAAAGGCTATCCGCAGAGCCACTGTCAACACGTTTGGTTATATTGCCAAAGCCATCGG CCCCCATGATGTCTTGGCCACTCTGCTCAATAACCTGAAGGTCCAGGAGCGTCAGAACAGAGTCTGCACAACCGTGGCCATCGCCATCGTCGCTGAGACCTGTTCACCCTTCACAGTGCTGCCGGCGCTCATGAACGAATACCGTGTGCCGGAGCTTAACGTGCAGAACGGTGTGCTCAAGTCCCTCTCCTTCTTGTTCGAGTACATCGGAGAGATGGGCAAAGACTACATCTACGCTGTGACACCACTGCTGGAGGACGCACTAATGGACAG AGACTTggtccacagacagacagccagTGCAGTGGTCCAGCATATGTCTCTGGGTGTCTATGGCTTTGGCTGTGAGGACTCCCTCAACCACCTCCTTAACTATGTGTGGCCCAATGTGTTTGAGACATCGCCTCACGTGATCCAGGCAGTTATGGGAGCCCTGGAAGGCCTGAGGGTGGCCATCGGGCCCTGCCGCATGCTACAGTACTGCTTACAG GGTTTGTTCCATCCAGCCAGGAAGGTGAGAGACGTCTACTGGAAGATTTACAACTCCATTTACATCGGCTCACAAGACGCCCTCATCGCCCACTACCCACAGGTCTACAACGACGAGAAAAACGTTTACGTTCGCTATGAGCTGGAGTACGTGTTGTAA
- the sf3b1 gene encoding splicing factor 3B subunit 1 isoform X2 — MLEQNLSKEEREIRQQLAEKAKSGDLKAVNGSAASQAATKRKRRWDQTADQTPSNATPKKMSSWDQADTTAETPGHTPAHTPSNSRWDETPGRPKGSETPGATPSTRMWDPTPSHTPAGAATPGRDTPGHATPGHGGATGSVRKNRWDETPKTERETPGHGSGWAETPRTDRGDESVGETPTPGASKRKSRWDETPASQMGSSTPLLTPGKTPIGTPAMNMATPTPGHLMSMTPEQLQAWRWEREIDERNRPLTDEELDAMFPEGYKVLPPPAGYVPIRTPARKLSATPTPIGGMTGFHMQAEDRTTKQMNDQPSGNLPFLKPDDIQYFDKLLVEVDESTLSPEEQKERKIMKLLLKIKNGTPPMRKAALRQITDKAREFGAGPLFNQILPLLMSPTLEDQERHLLVKVIDRILYKLDDLVRPYVHKILVVIEPLLIDEDYYARVEGREIISNLAKAAGLATMISTMRPDIDNMDEYVRNTTARAFAVVASALGIPSLLPFLKAVCKSKKSWQARHTGIKIVQQIAILMGCAILPHLRSLVEIIEHGLVDEQQKVRTISALAIAALAEAATPYGIESFDSVLKPLWKGIRQHRGKGLAAFLKAIGYLIPLMDAEYANYYTREVMLILIREFQSPDEEMKKIVLKVVKQCCGTDGVEANYIKTEILPPFFKHFWQHRMALDRRNYRQLVDTTVELANKVGAAEIISRIVDDLKDEAEQYRKMVMETIEKIMGNLGAADIDHKLEEQLIDGILYAFQEQTTEDSVMLNGFGTVVNALGKRVKPYLPQICGTVLWRLNNKSAKVRQQAADLISRTAVVMKTCQEEKLMGHLGVVLYEYLGEEYPEVLGSILGALKAIVNVIGMHKMTPPIKDLLPRLTPILKNRHEKVQENCIDLVGRIADRGAEYVSAREWMRICFELLELLKAHKKAIRRATVNTFGYIAKAIGPHDVLATLLNNLKVQERQNRVCTTVAIAIVAETCSPFTVLPALMNEYRVPELNVQNGVLKSLSFLFEYIGEMGKDYIYAVTPLLEDALMDRDLVHRQTASAVVQHMSLGVYGFGCEDSLNHLLNYVWPNVFETSPHVIQAVMGALEGLRVAIGPCRMLQYCLQGLFHPARKVRDVYWKIYNSIYIGSQDALIAHYPQVYNDEKNVYVRYELEYVL; from the exons ATGTTGGAGCAGAACCTGTCCAAAGAAGAG AGAGAGATTCGTCAGCAGCTGGCAGAGAAGGCCAAATCAGGGGACCTGAAAGCTGTCAACGGGTCCGCTGCCAGCCAGGCTGCCACAAAGCGCAAGCGTCGCTGGGACCAGACAGCTGACCAAACTCCCTCTAATGCTACACCCAAAAAGATGTCCAGCTGGGACCAGGCAGATACCACTGCTGAG ACTCCGGGACAcacccctgcacacacaccctctAACAGCCGATGGGATGAAACCCCTGGCCGCCCTAAAGGCAGTGAGACCCCAGGGGCCACTCCCAGCACCCGAATGTGGGACCCCACACCCAGCCACACACCTGCTGGAGCTGCCACTCCTGGCAGGGACACACCTGGACATGCCACACCTGGACATGGTGGAGCCACAGGTAGTGTGCGCAAGAACCGCTGGGACGAAACACCGAAGACAGAAAGGGAAACACCTGGACATGGAAGTGGCTGGGCTGAAACCCCACGtacagacagaggagatgaatCAGTGGGTGAGACTCCAACCCCGGGAGCCAGTAAGAGAAAGTCTCGGTGGGATGAAACACCTGCTAGTCAGATGGGATCCTCAACACCACTACTCACCCCTGGAAAAACTCCAATTGGAACACCAGCCATGAACATGGCTACTCCAACACCAG GGCACCTGATGAGCATGACTCCAGAGCAGCTGCAGGCGTGGAGGTGGGAGAGAGAAATTGATGAAAGGAACCGGCCTCTTACAGATGAGGAGCTTGATGCCATGTTTCCAGAGGGATATAAG gTCTTGCCTCCACCAGCAGGCTACGTCCCCATCCGTACTCCAGCTCGTAAGCTGTCAGCCACGCCAACTCCAATTGGAGGCATGACTGGCTTTCACATGCAGGCTGAGGACCGCACCACAAAACAGATGAATGACCAACCCTCTGGAAACCTCCCCTTCCTCAAACCTGATGACATCCAATATTTTGACAAATTGCTG GTGGAGGTGGATGAGTCCACTCTGAGCCCCgaggagcagaaagaaaggaagatcATGAAGCTACtactgaaaattaaaaatggaaCACCACCCATGAGAAAG GCTGCGCTGCGTCAGATCACAGATAAGGCTCGTGAATTTGGAGCAGGTCCTCTGTTCAACCAGATCCTGCCACTGCTGATGTCTCCCACCCTGGAGGACCAGGAGCGCCACCTTCTGGTTAAAGTGATTGACCGTATTCTCTACAAGCTCGATGACTTGGTCCGTCCATACGTCCACAAG ATCCTGGTGGTTATTGAGCCGCTGCTGATTGATGAAGATTATTATGCCAGGGTAGAAGGAAGAGAGATCATCTCCAACTTGGCAAAG GCTGCTGGTCTGGCTACAATGATTTCCACAATGCGACCTGATATTGACAACATGGACGAGTATGTCAGAAACACCACAGCTCGAGCCTTTGCCGTGGTGGCTTCTGCCCTTGGTATCCCCTCTCTCCTGCCTTTCCTCAAAGCTGTGTGTAAAAGCAAGAAGTCCTGGCAGGCTCGACACACAGGCATCAAGATTGTGCAGCAGATTGCCATCCTTATGGGCTGCGCCATCCTGCCACATCTTCGCAGCTTGGTGGAGATTATCGAACACG GTCTGGTGGACGAGCAGCAGAAGGTGAGGACCATCAGTGCCCTGGCTATAGCTGCTCTTGCTGAAGCTGCTACACCCTACGGTATTGAGTCCTTTGATTCAGTCCTCAAGCCACTTTGGAAGGGTATCAGACAGCACAGGGGAAAG GGTCTGGCTGCTTTCCTCAAAGCTATTGGTTACCTGATCCCACTGATGGATGCTGAGTATGCAAACTACTACACCAGAGAGGTGATGTTGATCCTCATCAGAGAGTTCCAGTCCCCTGatgaggagatgaagaagattGTACTCAAG GTGGTGAAGCAGTGTTGTGGCACTGATGGTGTGGAGGCCAACTACATAAAGACTGAGATCCTGCCCCCCTTCTTCAAGCACTTCTGGCAGCACAGAATGGCTCTGGATAGACGCAATTACAGACAG TTGGTGGATACCACAGTGGAGTTGGCCAACAAAGTGGGAGCAGCCGAGATCATTTCTCGCATCGTTGATGACCTGAAAGATGAGGCAGAGCAGTACAGAAAGATGGTTATGGAAACCATTGAAAAGATCATGGGAAATCTCGGTGCAGCCGACATCGACCACAAGCTGGAAGAGCAGCTGATTGATGGCATCCTTTATGCCTTCCAGGAACAGACGACAGAG GACTCTGTGATGCTGAATGGTTTTGGCACAGTGGTGAATGCCCTCGGGAAGCGTGTGAAACCTTACCTGCCTCAGATCTGTGGTACGGTGCTGTGGCGTCTGAACAACAAGTCGGCTAAAGTCCGTCAGCAGGCGGCTGACCTGATCTCCCGTACGGCTGTGGTTATGAAGACCTGCCAGGAG GAGAAGCTCATGGGTCACTTGGGTGTGGTGCTCTACGAGTACCTGGGAGAAGAGTACCCTGAGGTGCTGGGTAGCATCCTTGGAGCACTGAAGgccattgttaatgttattg GTATGCACAAGATGACCCCACCAATCAAAGACCTGCTTCCCCGTTTGACACCCATCCTAAAGAACAGACACGAGAAGGTGCAGGAGAACTGTATCGATCTAGTGGGCAGGATCGCCGACAG GGGAGCCGAATATGTGTCAGCCAGGGAGTGGATGAGGATTTGTTTCGaactgctggagctgctgaagGCTCACAAAAAGGCTATCCGCAGAGCCACTGTCAACACGTTTGGTTATATTGCCAAAGCCATCGG CCCCCATGATGTCTTGGCCACTCTGCTCAATAACCTGAAGGTCCAGGAGCGTCAGAACAGAGTCTGCACAACCGTGGCCATCGCCATCGTCGCTGAGACCTGTTCACCCTTCACAGTGCTGCCGGCGCTCATGAACGAATACCGTGTGCCGGAGCTTAACGTGCAGAACGGTGTGCTCAAGTCCCTCTCCTTCTTGTTCGAGTACATCGGAGAGATGGGCAAAGACTACATCTACGCTGTGACACCACTGCTGGAGGACGCACTAATGGACAG AGACTTggtccacagacagacagccagTGCAGTGGTCCAGCATATGTCTCTGGGTGTCTATGGCTTTGGCTGTGAGGACTCCCTCAACCACCTCCTTAACTATGTGTGGCCCAATGTGTTTGAGACATCGCCTCACGTGATCCAGGCAGTTATGGGAGCCCTGGAAGGCCTGAGGGTGGCCATCGGGCCCTGCCGCATGCTACAGTACTGCTTACAG GGTTTGTTCCATCCAGCCAGGAAGGTGAGAGACGTCTACTGGAAGATTTACAACTCCATTTACATCGGCTCACAAGACGCCCTCATCGCCCACTACCCACAGGTCTACAACGACGAGAAAAACGTTTACGTTCGCTATGAGCTGGAGTACGTGTTGTAA